One window of the Ammospiza caudacuta isolate bAmmCau1 chromosome 9, bAmmCau1.pri, whole genome shotgun sequence genome contains the following:
- the SLC29A3 gene encoding equilibrative nucleoside transporter 3: MFPAGSSPAPDQEPLLEDAVRSGYSLQKPRDRWHGAYLIFFLLGLGSLLPWNFFITAKHYWRYKLQNCSDEPGPAGQAASDLRDYFESYISIASTIPSVLCLIGNFLLVNKVAASVRILSSLFVMLAVFLVITVLVKVDTSTWTTPFFTLTVGCVAVVSSASTVFSSSIFGLSSCFPMRNLQALLSGQAMGGTVSAVASVIDLAAAADVTDSALAYFLTADIFIVLCIVVYLLLPRLEYSRYYLSSQKESPSLVTVPPDGSVEEQAEPGGTGSSSSSLTRSVGIPPLRPILHKTALLGFCLFYVFFISIIIFPSLSSNIESVSKASGSPWSTKYFTPLTCFLLYNFADWCGRQVTAWIQVPGPKSKLLPALVLLRTIFLPLFILSNYQPRAHVRTVLFDRDVYPVLFTALLGLSNGYLGTLVMVYGPKIVPKELAEAAGVLMSFYLVLGLALGSACAVFVVHLV, from the exons ATGTTCCCggcaggcagcagccctgccccggACCAGGAGCCCCTGCTGGAGGACGCCGTGCGGAGCGGGTACAGCCTGCAGAAGCCCAGGGACCGCTGGCACGGCGCCTACCTGATATTCTTCCTCCTGGGCCTcggctccctcctgccctggaatTTCTTCATCACGGCCAAGCACTACTGGAGGTACAAGCTGCAGAACTGCTCGGatgagcccggcccggcggggcagGCTGCCTCGGACCTGCGG gaCTATTTTGAGAGTTACATCTCCATTGCCTCTACCATAccctcagtgctgtgcctgATTGGAAACTTCTTGCTTGTCAACAA GGTTGCTGCCAGCGTGCGGATCCTGTCGTCCCTGTTTGTCATGCTGGCCGTGTTCCTGGTGATCACCGTGCTGGTCAAGGTGGACACCTCCACCTGGACCACGCCTTTCTTCACCCTCACCGTGGGCTGCGTGGCCGTGGTCAGCAGTGCCTCCACCGTCTTCTCCAGCAGCATCTTCggcctcagcagctgcttccccatGAGGAACCTGCAGGCCCTGCTCTCAG GCCAGGCCATGGGTGGCACCGTGAGCGCCGTGGCCTCCGTGATAGACCTGGCAGCGGCGGCCGACGTCACCGACAGCGCCCTGGCCTATTTCCTCACTGCCGACATCTTCATCGTGCTCTGCATCGTGGTGTacctgctgctgccccggctGGAGTACTCCAG GTATTACCTGAGCAGCCAGAAGGAGAGCCCCTCGCTGGTCACTGTGCCCCCTGACGGCTCGGtggaggagcaggcagagccaggaggcACCGggagctcctcctcctccctcacaAGGAGTGTTGGCATCCCCCCACTCCGCCCCATCCTGCACAAGACTGCCCTCCTCGGCTTCTGCCTCTTCTACGTCTTCTTCATCTCCATCATcatcttcccttccctctcctccaaCATCGAGTCAGTCAGCAAAGCCTcgggcagcccctggagcaccaAGTACTTCACACCCCTCACCTGTTTCCTGCTGTACAACTTTGCTGACTGGTGTGGCAGGCAGGTCACTGCCTGGATCCAGGTGCCAGGCCCCAAGAgcaagctgctgcctgccctggtcCTCCTCAGAACCATCTTCCTCCCTCTCTTCATCCTCAGCAACTACCAGCCGCGGGCTCACGTCCGGACCGTGCTGTTCGACAGGGACGTCTACCCCGTGCTgttcacagccctgctggggctcagcaaCGGCTACCTGGGCACTCTGGTCATGGTCTACGGCCCCAAGATCGTGCCCAAGGAGCTGGCCGAGGCAGCGGGGGTGCTCATGTCCTTCTAcctggtgctggggctggctctgggctctgcctgcgCTGTGTTCGTGGTGCACCTCGTGTag